The Thalassotalea sp. HSM 43 genome window below encodes:
- a CDS encoding chromophore lyase CpcT/CpeT: MRKLMALAVSAILLSGCASQADSQSTTAVPVEDPLKEQLFHSWFAAEFDNHEQHWQDSIDKKDNPELQVHEHIHHVFAPLPTPAMEGETYFVKQYMDGDSNKVYRQRLYQFIRNEQKGAIQLNIYRFKDEEKYQDAHLNPEAYQTLTMDEVTTYPGCEVYWAYKQDQSAGDYFEGSMEQNACAIKSRRSGKMIYFNDTLRLTDNEIWIADVAHDEDGNYVFGNKAGIPHINRKVTYFTGWGGNKLGGPDGEDEKSWGFTRNIMIHNEGQIWPLIDDKTGESTGYSIQLAKLTYQNTKNPILKLGIIDDATGKTITYIWSDRINEKLGINLRWLQAGLTEKEQNPHFGF; the protein is encoded by the coding sequence ATGAGAAAGTTAATGGCTTTGGCAGTATCTGCCATCTTGCTATCCGGTTGCGCAAGTCAAGCCGATAGCCAAAGTACCACAGCAGTGCCTGTTGAAGACCCGTTAAAAGAGCAGCTTTTTCATAGCTGGTTTGCGGCAGAATTTGATAACCACGAACAGCATTGGCAAGACTCTATCGATAAAAAAGACAATCCTGAACTGCAAGTACATGAGCACATTCATCATGTCTTTGCACCACTGCCAACCCCGGCTATGGAAGGGGAAACCTATTTCGTTAAGCAGTATATGGATGGCGACAGCAATAAGGTCTATCGACAACGCTTATACCAATTTATTCGCAACGAGCAAAAGGGTGCAATTCAATTAAATATTTATCGTTTTAAAGACGAAGAAAAATACCAAGATGCGCATCTAAACCCTGAGGCTTATCAAACGCTTACTATGGATGAGGTGACAACTTATCCTGGTTGTGAAGTGTATTGGGCCTATAAACAAGATCAATCTGCAGGTGATTATTTTGAAGGCAGCATGGAGCAGAATGCATGCGCCATTAAATCGCGCCGCTCAGGTAAAATGATTTACTTTAATGACACGTTACGCTTGACCGACAATGAAATCTGGATCGCCGATGTCGCGCATGACGAAGATGGCAATTATGTCTTCGGTAACAAAGCAGGCATTCCACATATTAATCGCAAAGTGACCTATTTTACCGGTTGGGGTGGCAACAAATTAGGTGGCCCTGATGGTGAAGATGAGAAAAGCTGGGGCTTTACACGTAACATCATGATCCACAACGAAGGGCAAATTTGGCCTTTGATTGATGATAAAACCGGTGAATCTACCGGCTATTCAATACAGTTGGCGAAATTGACCTACCAAAACACTAAAAATCCAATATTAAAGCTCGGCATCATTGACGATGCCACAGGTAAGACTATTACTTATATTTGGAGTGACAGAATAAATGAAAAACTCGGTATTAATTTGCGCTGGTTACAAGCCGGGCTAACCGAGAAAGAGCAAAACCCTCACTTTGGATTTTAA
- a CDS encoding VOC family protein produces MQTSGFNEVVCVVNDITLCGNFFVSLGMHIVDQDDVWQQDGALLAFWQLPAAVRYKQTVLAVADENNQNCAALLRLVQFDNLAELGVEQVFIRANNQIWDTGGVFDFNVRVEQLTQLAADLHKQNVFGASDPCDMYFGPYQVREWLAKCPGAITVAMIERIAPPLPDALSKTQGKSLISDPFNASFIVKDHHLELDFFHQVLGFTILIDQDNVFSEEQANVFAMPHNHLPNSQQRLSLLSADGGRQGTIEIVSFADLDGNDVSEKVQPYNFGITTLRFATDSLVHLQQQLDTHNVKYHWSDAINLSPYGQVKLLALRTPAGNWLEFIEKICSQ; encoded by the coding sequence ATGCAAACGTCCGGGTTTAATGAAGTGGTTTGTGTCGTCAATGACATAACGCTATGTGGCAACTTCTTTGTTTCACTCGGCATGCACATTGTTGACCAAGATGATGTATGGCAACAAGATGGGGCTTTATTGGCGTTTTGGCAGCTGCCAGCAGCGGTGCGATATAAACAAACGGTACTTGCGGTCGCCGATGAAAACAATCAAAACTGTGCCGCCTTATTGCGCTTGGTGCAGTTTGATAATCTTGCTGAGCTGGGTGTTGAACAGGTGTTTATACGTGCCAATAATCAAATTTGGGACACCGGTGGTGTGTTTGATTTTAATGTTCGAGTTGAACAACTAACTCAGCTCGCCGCAGACTTACACAAGCAAAACGTATTTGGCGCCAGTGACCCGTGTGATATGTACTTTGGCCCATACCAAGTTAGAGAGTGGCTGGCGAAATGCCCAGGAGCAATCACCGTTGCCATGATCGAGCGCATCGCCCCACCATTACCCGATGCATTGTCAAAAACTCAAGGTAAGTCTCTGATAAGTGACCCATTTAATGCCTCGTTTATTGTTAAAGATCATCACCTTGAATTGGATTTTTTTCACCAGGTATTAGGCTTTACCATTTTGATTGATCAGGATAATGTATTTAGTGAAGAGCAAGCCAATGTCTTCGCCATGCCGCACAATCATTTACCTAATTCACAACAGCGCCTTTCATTACTGTCGGCCGATGGTGGTCGGCAAGGTACCATTGAGATCGTTAGCTTTGCCGATTTAGATGGTAATGACGTCAGTGAAAAAGTGCAGCCCTATAACTTTGGAATCACCACCTTAAGGTTTGCAACCGACAGTCTTGTTCATTTGCAGCAACAACTGGATACACACAATGTGAAATATCATTGGAGTGATGCAATAAATTTGTCACCCTATGGTCAGGTCAAGTTATTGGCTTTGCGAACACCAGCCGGCAATTGGTTGGAGTTTATCGAGAAAATTTGCTCACAATAA
- a CDS encoding FAD-binding oxidoreductase, protein MVDDSQQQGSPNQANASTANLRQLRAQLQQLFPAHCIVTGDHELSLYAQDVYEKAKPAGLVFKPDNKQQLAKAVQCATHLGIAVIPRGGGMSYTQGYVPQEHNSLLVDMSALNAIVEINLADMYVTVEAGCSWQQLHQALADSDYRTPYWGTLSGRVATVGGGVSQNAIFWGSGQHGFAADSVLSMEVILADGQMLQTGSASKSNASPFMRHYGPDLTGLFTCDTAALAIKTEITLRLVAKMPEKGSLSFNFKTFQQQASAMSEVARQGLASETCGFDPFLQAQRMQRESLSSDVKSLLGVMKQSKSMLGALKDGAKMALAGRNFSDQHQWSVHFFVEDLTAAGVAARLAKITEIAAKYDAEQIENTIPKVLTAHPFAPVNNMVGPKGERWVPVHALIPHSKAEQAYQLTEAIFTKHQQDIEKHQIGVGYLVSTVSTNVFVLEPVFFWPDELNELHQQAIESDYLAKLPGFAANIEARQAVARIRQELVSAYNEFGAIHMQLGKSYQFKQGVHESNYRLLSQIKQQLDPNNRINPGSLGFHGDE, encoded by the coding sequence ATGGTCGACGATAGCCAACAACAAGGCAGCCCAAACCAGGCAAATGCCAGCACAGCCAATTTGCGCCAACTACGTGCTCAGTTACAACAGCTATTTCCGGCGCACTGTATCGTAACTGGCGATCATGAATTGTCGTTGTACGCGCAAGATGTCTATGAAAAAGCCAAGCCTGCCGGTTTGGTGTTTAAGCCGGACAATAAACAACAATTGGCCAAAGCGGTGCAATGTGCAACCCATCTCGGTATTGCGGTGATCCCTCGCGGTGGTGGTATGTCATACACCCAAGGTTATGTGCCGCAAGAACATAATTCATTATTGGTCGATATGTCAGCATTAAATGCCATTGTCGAAATAAACCTTGCCGACATGTATGTGACTGTGGAGGCGGGCTGCAGTTGGCAACAATTGCATCAAGCACTTGCAGATAGCGATTATCGTACCCCTTATTGGGGCACATTATCCGGACGTGTTGCCACCGTCGGTGGTGGGGTCTCACAAAATGCGATTTTCTGGGGTTCAGGACAACATGGTTTTGCTGCTGACTCGGTGTTGTCGATGGAAGTCATCTTGGCGGATGGTCAAATGTTGCAAACCGGTTCAGCGAGTAAAAGCAATGCCTCGCCATTTATGCGTCACTATGGTCCCGATCTGACCGGATTATTCACCTGTGATACCGCGGCGTTAGCAATTAAAACAGAAATCACCTTGCGCCTTGTGGCGAAAATGCCAGAAAAAGGCTCATTGTCGTTTAACTTCAAAACCTTTCAGCAACAAGCAAGCGCAATGAGTGAAGTGGCAAGGCAAGGCTTGGCGAGTGAAACTTGTGGCTTTGACCCATTCTTGCAAGCACAACGCATGCAGCGGGAAAGCTTAAGCAGCGATGTAAAATCGTTACTAGGGGTTATGAAGCAATCCAAATCAATGCTTGGTGCATTGAAAGATGGCGCTAAAATGGCACTTGCGGGTCGTAACTTTTCGGATCAACATCAATGGTCTGTTCACTTTTTTGTCGAAGATTTAACCGCCGCAGGTGTTGCCGCTCGATTGGCAAAAATCACCGAAATTGCCGCTAAATATGATGCAGAGCAAATCGAAAATACCATACCTAAGGTGTTAACTGCGCACCCATTTGCACCGGTCAATAATATGGTCGGCCCAAAAGGTGAACGCTGGGTTCCTGTGCATGCCTTAATACCTCATTCTAAAGCGGAACAAGCGTATCAGTTGACGGAAGCGATTTTTACCAAGCACCAGCAAGACATAGAAAAACACCAGATAGGTGTTGGCTATTTAGTGTCGACGGTGTCAACCAATGTGTTTGTACTAGAACCGGTATTCTTTTGGCCTGATGAGCTTAATGAACTGCATCAACAGGCAATAGAGTCTGATTATCTTGCTAAGTTACCTGGCTTTGCTGCAAATATTGAGGCGCGGCAGGCGGTGGCTCGCATTCGTCAAGAGCTTGTTAGTGCATACAATGAATTTGGTGCCATCCATATGCAACTGGGCAAGAGTTATCAGTTTAAGCAAGGTGTCCATGAAAGCAACTATCGCTTGTTGAGTCAGATTAAGCAGCAACTCGATCCTAATAATCGCATAAACCCCGGCAGTCTCGGATTTCATGGTGACGAGTAG
- a CDS encoding alpha/beta fold hydrolase, with product MSNISRHYQDVSCSVFAGQIHYRKAGEQDKPVLMMLHPSPLSSAFLQALIIEMSQHFLVIAPDSPGYGQSDALTSSEQGLKPYVEVLTAFIDALTAAAVITQPKVAVYGNATGAQIAIEFCKAQPQYCQRLLLENACWFYDDEVEQLMSRYFPDLTPTDDGRHIECIADMCRRLFTHFPWFDNREQARFSHQTVSAEVLQLTMNEYLRAGKDYARAYKAAMLNEKPEQLAQVHCATDIVVWRGSPVYKYCQRLAAYGFANHIRFHHVEGDMQHRIATLHDIVR from the coding sequence ATGAGCAATATTAGCCGTCACTATCAAGATGTCAGCTGCTCTGTATTTGCAGGACAAATTCACTACCGAAAGGCTGGAGAGCAAGACAAGCCTGTATTGATGATGTTACATCCTTCACCATTATCATCGGCATTCTTGCAGGCATTGATTATCGAAATGAGTCAGCACTTTTTGGTTATTGCCCCGGATTCACCGGGCTATGGTCAATCCGATGCGCTTACCAGTTCAGAGCAAGGATTAAAGCCTTATGTCGAGGTGTTAACAGCGTTTATTGATGCCTTAACGGCAGCGGCGGTGATAACGCAACCTAAAGTTGCGGTTTATGGCAACGCCACCGGGGCGCAGATCGCCATAGAGTTTTGCAAAGCCCAACCTCAATATTGTCAGCGATTATTATTAGAGAATGCATGCTGGTTTTACGACGATGAAGTCGAGCAGTTGATGAGCCGTTATTTTCCCGATTTAACACCGACAGATGATGGCCGCCATATCGAGTGTATCGCGGATATGTGTCGACGTTTGTTTACTCACTTTCCGTGGTTCGATAATCGTGAACAGGCTCGTTTTTCACATCAAACAGTCTCTGCCGAGGTATTACAGTTGACCATGAATGAATATTTGCGTGCGGGTAAAGATTACGCGCGTGCCTACAAGGCTGCGATGTTAAATGAAAAACCCGAGCAATTAGCGCAGGTACATTGCGCCACAGATATTGTCGTCTGGCGGGGCAGCCCAGTGTACAAATATTGTCAGCGATTGGCAGCATATGGTTTTGCCAATCATATTCGTTTTCACCATGTTGAGGGCGATATGCAACATCGTATCGCTACCTTGCATGACATAGTCCGATAA
- a CDS encoding NADP-dependent oxidoreductase — MSKLMNTQVILKSRPEGQPEAEHFDFKQVPVTELADGLVRCKTRYLSLDPYMRSQISGRHISQAINPGDVLQGETISDVIASNHQDFKVGDVVRGFGGWQQFADLPASALVKVAHPHQSYALSVLGMPGLTAYAGLMWQAQPKPGDVVVVPAAIGGVGATVGQLAKANGCTVIGIAGSDEKCQIAVDKLGYHHCINRKTEDVAAQLDKLCPNGIDIYFDLVGGDMLHTASHRLAIGARVILCGLIAEYNQTERSFGPEPAYWIKARATVHGLVVYDFEPRRQEFIDACMPLIESGQLHMLEDISEGIDAAPEAFAKLMRGENVGKTLVKVS; from the coding sequence ATGAGCAAGCTAATGAACACCCAAGTGATATTGAAAAGTCGACCAGAAGGCCAGCCTGAGGCGGAGCATTTTGACTTTAAACAGGTTCCTGTAACCGAGCTGGCTGATGGTTTAGTGCGATGCAAAACGCGCTATTTATCTCTCGACCCTTATATGCGCAGTCAAATAAGCGGCCGTCATATTAGCCAAGCCATAAACCCTGGCGATGTCTTGCAAGGGGAAACCATAAGTGACGTGATAGCATCGAATCATCAAGATTTTAAGGTTGGCGATGTTGTCCGCGGTTTTGGTGGCTGGCAGCAGTTTGCTGATTTGCCCGCTAGTGCATTAGTCAAAGTGGCCCATCCGCATCAGTCATATGCATTATCGGTTTTAGGCATGCCTGGTCTGACGGCGTATGCCGGTCTTATGTGGCAGGCACAACCTAAGCCAGGCGATGTGGTCGTTGTGCCCGCAGCTATCGGTGGTGTCGGGGCAACAGTCGGTCAACTGGCTAAAGCCAACGGCTGTACCGTGATTGGTATAGCGGGTAGCGATGAGAAATGCCAAATTGCCGTCGATAAGCTAGGTTATCACCATTGTATTAACCGCAAGACCGAGGACGTTGCGGCACAGTTAGATAAGCTTTGCCCTAATGGCATCGATATCTATTTTGACTTGGTCGGTGGCGACATGCTGCACACCGCATCACATCGCTTAGCAATAGGTGCACGCGTTATTTTGTGTGGTTTGATCGCTGAGTACAATCAGACCGAACGCAGTTTTGGCCCTGAACCGGCGTATTGGATAAAAGCCAGAGCCACAGTGCATGGTTTGGTTGTTTATGATTTTGAACCAAGGCGACAGGAGTTTATTGATGCTTGTATGCCGTTGATTGAGTCCGGACAACTGCATATGCTGGAAGATATCTCCGAGGGCATCGACGCGGCGCCAGAGGCGTTCGCAAAATTAATGCGCGGTGAGAATGTTGGTAAAACTCTTGTTAAGGTCAGCTAA
- a CDS encoding Crp/Fnr family transcriptional regulator, whose amino-acid sequence MSLDINKVAIKTSLASFFGSHQQDMEGLSDFFDDLAQNSEELTLNGQEYLFEEGDANEFVYIPVSGAIMLERATSTGCRQVFSFLLTGNILGVSEHAQYSFSAKTLTNAVVIKISQSLMKTIFDKYPAVAQRYQEITSHILAMILDQLFIMGQRTAHQRLAHFLMDMQTRLGHGTNKFHLPMSRQDIADYLGTSLETTSRGFSKLKSDGMIQIENNYQITVLDAEALQTYANK is encoded by the coding sequence ATGTCTTTAGATATTAATAAAGTAGCAATAAAAACATCCCTTGCTTCTTTCTTCGGTAGCCACCAGCAAGACATGGAAGGGTTAAGTGATTTTTTCGATGATCTTGCGCAAAACTCTGAAGAGTTGACCCTTAATGGGCAAGAATATTTATTTGAAGAAGGTGACGCTAACGAATTCGTATACATCCCTGTATCCGGTGCCATCATGCTTGAGCGCGCCACCTCAACCGGTTGTCGTCAGGTGTTTTCCTTTCTCCTAACGGGCAACATCCTAGGTGTATCAGAGCACGCTCAGTATAGCTTTAGCGCGAAAACATTAACCAATGCAGTGGTCATTAAGATAAGCCAGTCATTAATGAAAACCATTTTTGACAAATACCCAGCTGTTGCACAACGGTATCAGGAAATTACCAGCCACATTTTGGCGATGATTCTTGATCAACTGTTTATCATGGGTCAACGTACGGCACATCAGCGATTGGCGCATTTTTTAATGGATATGCAAACACGCTTGGGCCACGGTACCAATAAATTCCATTTACCGATGAGTCGTCAAGATATTGCCGATTACCTCGGCACCTCACTTGAAACCACAAGTCGTGGCTTTAGTAAGTTAAAATCGGACGGCATGATTCAAATCGAAAATAATTACCAAATTACCGTACTTGATGCCGAGGCTCTACAAACCTACGCCAACAAATAA
- a CDS encoding VOC family protein, producing the protein MKLSARSIALCLLIAIFSLASYSSYGADDKPLPFKVSGFNEAVLIVADIDTATQQYVSLFGWQVIDQSPVDDNLKHLWGLPDNANVTQRLLANIGEDKGYMRLLQISGVKQDVIRANTQSWDTGGIFDLNARVADMQGKHQQLMQAGWHADTAPIQFSFGPFVVKEWIAKGHDAVAFAFIERIKPQLEGWPNLKQVSRVFNSTQVVKDIAKSLAFYQDILGFKMYLEHRGASKSEGANVLGLPHNLTTQIERSVYILHPDGINEGSVELLQFHGAQGKDVSHLAKPPNLGVVTLRFPVDNIGALKKHLQKSAVEVIAETQLQLPPYGLVDILAVQTPDNNWLEFYSPR; encoded by the coding sequence ATGAAGTTATCGGCACGTTCCATTGCATTATGTTTACTTATCGCGATTTTTTCACTGGCAAGCTACAGCAGTTATGGCGCCGATGATAAACCGTTGCCATTTAAAGTGTCAGGCTTTAATGAAGCGGTGCTTATCGTTGCCGATATCGATACCGCAACACAACAATATGTTTCCTTATTTGGTTGGCAGGTTATTGATCAATCACCGGTTGATGACAATCTAAAACACTTATGGGGGTTGCCCGATAACGCCAACGTTACACAACGTTTGTTGGCAAATATAGGCGAAGACAAAGGCTATATGCGCCTGCTACAAATATCGGGTGTAAAGCAAGATGTGATTCGCGCCAATACCCAAAGCTGGGACACCGGTGGTATTTTTGACTTAAATGCCCGCGTCGCTGATATGCAAGGCAAGCATCAACAATTGATGCAAGCGGGTTGGCATGCTGATACCGCACCAATTCAATTTAGTTTTGGCCCATTTGTGGTTAAAGAATGGATTGCTAAGGGGCATGATGCCGTCGCATTTGCCTTTATTGAACGCATTAAACCGCAACTCGAAGGTTGGCCAAACCTGAAACAGGTGAGTCGCGTCTTTAACTCAACCCAAGTCGTAAAAGACATAGCCAAGTCATTGGCCTTTTACCAAGATATTCTTGGCTTTAAAATGTATCTTGAACATCGCGGTGCGAGCAAAAGTGAAGGTGCCAATGTGTTAGGCCTGCCCCACAACCTAACCACACAAATCGAACGCAGTGTGTATATTCTCCACCCAGACGGCATTAATGAAGGCTCAGTCGAGCTGCTGCAATTTCATGGTGCGCAAGGTAAAGACGTGAGCCATCTGGCAAAACCACCGAACCTTGGCGTGGTTACTTTGCGATTTCCGGTAGACAATATTGGCGCCCTTAAAAAACATTTACAAAAAAGCGCGGTTGAAGTGATAGCAGAAACGCAATTACAGTTGCCACCATACGGTTTAGTCGATATTCTTGCTGTCCAGACACCAGATAATAATTGGTTAGAATTCTACTCTCCGCGCTAA
- a CDS encoding VOC family protein codes for MKNNLLTVILIFVMTTVNISSALAESNDNKDALAPKSSTSEALALPLHTATIATTSLQQSLLFYQKGMGLSVKGPIAIDQKTKQLQRDLWQIPDDIDWQTYHLYRQGVEQAINIQLLVLNKATPSIHQSWDGRELGPFSLGFPNDNTVALDKQVRAVGFGSLNALESYPIPRTDGSSYQIDETIFNGPDFVHGVAITRGNGMPQLGPLAADGMGGPAYSAMVIENSEQHLTFYTDVLGMEIRSDREFKSAGDKGAMNLPNGTVFRFAIVYSKGATTGHMLFVDYRNIEPIRPKTQPSLPNLGLGMWTFPVTNIDTVLANAKTSGTQIVHDKTSINSPIYGKADVATLRAPNGFLIEVFQAN; via the coding sequence ATGAAAAACAATCTATTAACGGTGATTTTGATATTTGTCATGACAACCGTGAACATCAGCTCTGCGCTTGCTGAGTCAAATGACAATAAAGACGCCTTGGCGCCAAAGAGCTCGACCTCCGAGGCACTGGCGTTGCCTTTACATACCGCCACAATTGCCACCACATCACTGCAACAAAGCTTATTGTTTTATCAAAAAGGCATGGGCTTGAGCGTTAAAGGTCCTATTGCAATCGATCAGAAAACCAAACAATTACAGCGAGATTTATGGCAAATACCAGACGATATCGACTGGCAAACCTACCACTTATATCGTCAAGGCGTAGAGCAAGCGATCAATATTCAATTACTGGTGCTAAACAAAGCCACACCGAGCATTCATCAAAGCTGGGATGGACGAGAGCTTGGACCGTTTTCGTTGGGTTTTCCAAATGACAATACAGTGGCACTCGATAAACAAGTGAGAGCGGTTGGGTTTGGCTCGCTTAACGCCTTGGAAAGCTACCCAATTCCGCGTACCGATGGCAGTAGCTATCAAATTGATGAAACCATTTTTAATGGCCCAGATTTTGTCCATGGCGTTGCTATAACTCGCGGCAATGGTATGCCTCAGCTTGGTCCATTAGCTGCAGACGGAATGGGTGGACCTGCGTATTCAGCGATGGTTATTGAAAATTCAGAGCAGCACCTGACATTTTATACCGACGTGTTAGGCATGGAAATCCGTTCCGACCGTGAGTTTAAAAGCGCAGGTGATAAAGGCGCGATGAACTTACCTAACGGCACCGTGTTTCGTTTTGCCATCGTCTACAGTAAAGGCGCAACGACGGGTCATATGTTGTTTGTCGATTATAGAAATATCGAACCTATACGCCCTAAAACTCAGCCGAGTTTGCCAAATTTAGGTTTGGGGATGTGGACGTTTCCGGTCACCAATATCGATACCGTGCTAGCGAACGCCAAAACTAGCGGCACGCAAATTGTTCATGATAAAACCAGCATCAACAGCCCAATATATGGCAAAGCAGACGTTGCTACTTTACGCGCGCCAAACGGCTTTCTTATCGAAGTATTTCAAGCGAACTAG
- a CDS encoding TonB-dependent receptor, translating to MKTKFAPSHLGKAVKLALVASVMAMPVAYAQEQAQQQQVEDAEGIEHIEVTSRHRKESLDKIPLSVSTFSSEDIENASMTNINDIASNAIGFSMEKTFGRQSDIPVIRGVSWIPGFGSQKASYFIDGVYYGGSIQSLPLDLIERVEVVKGPQSALYGRRTFSGAINLITKKPTEELSGYATASAGENGYLAMSGGISSEVTDWFGFRASVSTDEYDGDWDNEKEGGPSVGGEETTSYMLGLYFTPGDNTDIALKYIYNEQDDEMQPFMYQDPSYNNCFLDTRAYYCGEAKKDLPINMGGILDNSDYGLETESTHISLRIDHTFDFGTLTYIGGMNDYEATGGLDQTYAGYEQVFNFGFFFTFDPADYFAPADGWHSLDTSEDEEYSHELRFSSTAFDDRLYWSVGAYIWHYEDEPGAVGSFKEERDNTAFMASVSYDVTDDLTISGEIRSSEDEIETASYDTLRDAGYDVDNTFDSTTTRFIAEYNLTDEDLLYVTRSEGNSPGGFNNNELLPTELIVVDEEEMVMYEAGWKTTMFDGDVYLSTAVFFMDWDKQQLTDSYIPEGGGVPISYTSNAGETEIKGIELQGKWNISENFDLDFGFSYTDAEFTEAFDRNHCRFFVEGGSNSACGDPDTLREFGDISGNTPPQVPEKEGVVALNYNTQVFDDWGLFGRVSVNYDSSRYAHVHNFIETGDRTRVDVNLGLQSENWRFQLWGKNVTDDDTPTYVFRYIDAQSFALSSRAFPIAPPRGREFGVTATYRF from the coding sequence ATGAAAACAAAATTTGCACCAAGTCATTTAGGGAAAGCGGTTAAGCTAGCCTTAGTTGCATCGGTCATGGCAATGCCAGTGGCATATGCTCAAGAGCAAGCACAACAACAGCAAGTTGAAGATGCAGAAGGTATTGAACATATCGAGGTCACATCTCGTCATCGTAAAGAGTCGTTAGATAAAATTCCTTTATCGGTTTCGACTTTCAGTTCGGAAGATATCGAAAATGCCAGTATGACCAATATCAATGACATTGCTAGCAATGCGATTGGTTTCTCAATGGAAAAAACCTTTGGTCGTCAATCGGATATTCCGGTTATCCGCGGCGTGTCATGGATTCCTGGTTTTGGTTCACAAAAAGCATCGTACTTCATTGATGGTGTCTACTATGGTGGTTCAATTCAGTCATTACCGCTTGATCTAATAGAGCGAGTTGAGGTGGTAAAAGGCCCACAAAGTGCTCTGTACGGTCGTCGTACGTTTTCAGGTGCCATTAACTTAATTACTAAAAAACCAACAGAAGAATTATCGGGCTACGCGACAGCGTCTGCAGGTGAAAATGGTTATTTAGCGATGAGTGGTGGTATCTCAAGTGAAGTGACCGACTGGTTTGGATTTAGAGCGTCGGTATCGACAGACGAATACGACGGCGATTGGGACAATGAAAAAGAAGGCGGCCCGTCGGTAGGTGGTGAAGAAACCACGTCTTACATGTTAGGCCTGTACTTTACCCCAGGTGACAACACCGATATTGCTTTAAAGTATATTTACAACGAGCAAGACGATGAAATGCAGCCGTTCATGTATCAAGACCCATCGTACAACAACTGTTTCCTTGATACCCGTGCCTATTACTGTGGCGAAGCGAAAAAAGATTTGCCGATTAACATGGGTGGCATTTTAGATAACAGTGATTATGGTCTAGAAACCGAAAGCACTCATATTAGTTTGCGCATCGATCACACCTTTGATTTTGGTACGTTAACGTACATTGGTGGTATGAACGATTATGAAGCGACCGGTGGTCTTGATCAAACCTACGCTGGTTACGAACAAGTCTTTAATTTTGGTTTCTTCTTTACCTTCGATCCGGCAGATTATTTTGCCCCTGCAGATGGTTGGCATAGCCTTGATACCAGTGAAGATGAAGAATACAGTCATGAACTTCGCTTTTCATCGACAGCCTTTGACGATCGGTTATATTGGTCCGTTGGCGCCTACATTTGGCACTATGAAGACGAACCAGGCGCAGTTGGCTCGTTTAAAGAAGAGCGTGATAACACCGCATTTATGGCGTCAGTTTCATACGATGTCACCGATGATTTAACCATCTCGGGTGAAATTCGTAGTTCTGAAGATGAGATTGAAACAGCATCTTACGACACGCTGCGTGACGCAGGCTATGATGTCGATAATACGTTTGATAGCACCACAACACGTTTCATCGCTGAATATAACCTTACCGACGAAGACTTACTTTATGTGACTCGTTCAGAAGGTAATAGCCCAGGTGGCTTTAACAATAATGAATTGTTACCGACTGAGTTGATCGTTGTCGATGAAGAAGAAATGGTGATGTATGAAGCCGGTTGGAAAACCACCATGTTTGATGGTGATGTGTACCTATCGACGGCGGTATTCTTTATGGACTGGGATAAGCAACAATTAACCGACAGCTACATACCTGAAGGTGGTGGCGTGCCGATTTCTTACACCTCAAACGCTGGTGAAACTGAAATCAAAGGTATTGAGTTGCAAGGTAAGTGGAACATTTCTGAAAACTTTGATTTAGATTTTGGTTTCTCTTATACCGACGCAGAATTTACCGAAGCATTTGATCGAAATCACTGTCGTTTCTTTGTTGAAGGCGGTTCAAATTCTGCCTGTGGCGACCCAGATACGTTACGTGAATTTGGTGATATCTCTGGTAATACACCGCCGCAAGTTCCTGAAAAAGAAGGTGTTGTTGCACTTAACTACAATACTCAAGTGTTTGATGATTGGGGCTTGTTTGGCCGTGTAAGCGTGAACTATGATTCATCACGTTATGCACACGTGCACAACTTTATTGAAACAGGCGACCGTACCCGTGTCGATGTTAACCTTGGTCTACAAAGTGAAAACTGGCGCTTCCAGTTATGGGGTAAAAACGTGACTGACGATGATACGCCTACCTATGTATTCCGTTATATCGATGCGCAAAGCTTTGCCTTGAGTTCACGAGCATTTCCAATTGCTCCTCCTCGCGGTCGTGAGTTCGGCGTAACGGCGACTTACAGGTTCTAA